Genomic DNA from Spirochaetaceae bacterium:
GGCAGGCGTCGTGGGCGTACGCCTGCTCGAATTCCACGCCGCGCCGCACCAGGCCCACGACCTCCGCCTGCAGCTCGGCGGACCAGGCGGCCGGATACTCCTGCTTGATGGTGTTGATCAGTTCACAGCCGAACGCCAGGTGCACGCTCTCGTCGCGCATGATGAACTCGAACTGCTCCCCGATGCCGACCATCTTGCCCTGCCGTTTGAGCGCGAGCATCATGGCGAACCCGGCGTAGAAGAACACGCCCTCCATGATCACGTAGTAGCCGATCAGGTCACGCAGGAAGCGCTGCACGTTGACGGTGCGGTCGGCGGCGGCGGGCGAAATCAGGTCGAACGACGGATCGAAAATCGACTTCGTGATCTCGATCACGAACTGGTCCTTCTCGCGGATGCTCGGGATGGTGTGGTACATGGTGTAGATGCGGTCGGGATCGAGGCCGAGCGAATCGCTGCAGTAGATGAAGGTGTCGGTGTGAATCGCCTCCTCGAACGCCTGCCGCAGCAGGTACTGGCGGCATTCCGGGTTGGTGACGTGGCGGTACACCGCGAGCACGATGTTGTTGGCGGTCAGCGACTCGGCGGTGGAGAAGAAGCCGAGGTTCCACAGGATCAGGCGCCGCTCGGTGCCGCTCAGCACGTCCGGCGCCTTCCACTGCTCGACGTCCTTCTGCATCGACACTTCTTCCGGAACCCAGTTGTTGGCCACGCCGTTCTTGTAGAACTCGCGCGCCCACGGGTAGGTGAGCGGGAGAATCTTGTTCGGGTCGGTGGCGGAAGCGCCGATGATCGGCATGGGTTACTGACACACCTCGCACGACTCGTCGTCGAGCAGGCACGCCGGCGCGGGCGCCGGGGTGTCGTCGCGCGCCGCCGGCGCCTGGTTGGCCGGTGAGCCGGCGGCACTCGCGGCGTCCATGGCCGGCGCGGCCGCGGTGGCCATGCCGTTGGCGGCCGCGGGCACGGCCGGGGCCCCTGCGCGGCTGCCGGCGGCGCCGTTGGCGGCCGCGGTGGCGGTGGCGCGCCGCTGCGTGTTTCCGTATGCGGAGCCCAAGGTGGCCTTCTCCACTTGCGTGGCGGCCATGGCGCGCAGGTAGTAGGTGGTCTTCAGGCCGAGCTTCCAGGCAAACTGGTAGATGTCCGACAGCA
This window encodes:
- a CDS encoding ribonucleotide-diphosphate reductase subunit beta, encoding MPIIGASATDPNKILPLTYPWAREFYKNGVANNWVPEEVSMQKDVEQWKAPDVLSGTERRLILWNLGFFSTAESLTANNIVLAVYRHVTNPECRQYLLRQAFEEAIHTDTFIYCSDSLGLDPDRIYTMYHTIPSIREKDQFVIEITKSIFDPSFDLISPAAADRTVNVQRFLRDLIGYYVIMEGVFFYAGFAMMLALKRQGKMVGIGEQFEFIMRDESVHLAFGCELINTIKQEYPAAWSAELQAEVVGLVRRGVEFEQAYAHDACPDGLLGINAVQFARYVEYVADRRLERIGLQRQYETENPFPWMGHTMDLNKEKNFFETRVTEYQPAGALDWD